Part of the Subtercola frigoramans genome, AACGATGTGCATGGCTCGCGCCGCGTCGGTGATCGACCCGGTGAGCGAGGGGTAGACCGTGAATGCACGCGAGACCTGGTCGACCGTCAAGCGGTGTTCGACGGCCAGCGCGATCGGGAAGATCAGCTCGCTCGCCTTCGGAGCCACCACGACACCGCCGATCACGGTACCCGAACCGGTGCGGGCGAACAGCTTCACGAAACCGTCTTTGATGCCCATCATCTTCGCCCGGGGGTTCTCGCTCAGCGGCAGCTTGTAGATGTCGCCCTGCGCGAGCCCCTCTTCGATCTGCCGCTGGGTCCAGCCGACGGTGGCGATCTCGGGCTGGGTGAAGATGTTGGAGGCGACATTGCGGATCTCGGTCGGGTTGACCGCATCGCCCATGGCGTGGAACACCGCTGTGCGCCCCTGCATCGAGGCGACGGATGCCAGCGGCAGGAAGGTCGTGCAGTCCCCGGCCGCGTAGACGTTCGGCACGCTGGTACGCGCGACTCGGTTGACGCGGATGTGACCAGACTCTGTGAGCTGCACGCCCGCTTCTTCGAGCCCGATGTCTGCCGTGTTGGGAATCGCCCCGACGGCCATCAGGCAGTGACTGCCTTCGACCGTACGGCCGTCGCTGAGCGTCGCCACGACACCGGTCTCGGTGCGAACCACCGAGTCGGCCCGGGATTTTGAGAGCACAGTCATGCCGTTGCGCCGGAAGACGTTCTCGATGACGGCAGCCGCGTCAGCGTCTTCACCGGGCAGCACCTGGTCGCGGCTCGAGATCAGCGTGACCTTCGCGCCGAGGGCGGTGTAGGCGGAGGCGAACTCCGCCCCTGTGACACCCGACCCGACGACGATCAGGTGCTCAGGAATCGACTGCAGCGAGTACAACTGCGTCCAGGTGAAGATGCGCTCGCCGTCGGGCATCGCGCTGGTGAGGAGCCTCGGGCTCGCCCCCACCGACACCACGATGGTGTCGCCTTCGATGCGGTCGAAATCGATGCCGTCGGGGCCTTTATTCGTCGAGACGATGACCGCGTCGCGGCCATCCATTCGCCCTTCGCCCTGAACGATGCGCACGCCGGACCGGATCAGCGTGGACTTCATGTCTTCGGACTGCTGGCGCGCCAGCCCGAGCAGCCTCTTGTTCACGGCGGCGATGTTCACGGCCACGTCGGGGCGCACAGGGCGGCCCGCGTCGGTGCGACTGAAGAACTGCACCCCGAGGTCGGCCGCTTCACCGATGGCGCTGGCGGCCTCGGCGGTCGCAATGAGCGTCTTCGAGGGAACCACATCGGTGAGCACGGCCGCACCGCCCACCCCGACGCGTTCGACGAGGGTTACTTCTGCACCGAGCTGGGCGCCGGCGATAGCCGCTTCATAGCCTCCTGGGCCGCCCCCCAGAACGGTGATTCTCTGCTTGCGCTCGAATTCATAGGCCATGGTGGCTATTCTTCCCCAGCACGGGGTGCCCGGCCAAACTGCACAGGGTGCAGCGCTTCTCCCCGCAGCCGCAGCCGCGGGTTCTAAAGTAGGGGGATGTCATCTGAAGCATCACACATCGCAGCCGGTAACCCCCTCGACAATCCTGAGCTCAGCCCGTTCGAGATCGCCCGCGAGGCCGCCGGCCAGATCGCCGAGCGCACCGGTGTCGACCGGCACGACATCGCCCTGACGCTGGGCAGCGGGTGGTCGAAGGCCGCCGACCTGATCGGTGAGACCATCGCCACCATCCCCGCCACCGAGATCGTGGGGTTCGGCGCTCCCGCGGTCGTCGGGCACGTCGGCTCGATCCGGTCCGTTCGCCTGCCGAATGGCAAACACGCGCTCGTGATCGGTGCTCGCACGCACTACTACGAGGGCCACGGTGTGCGCCGCGTGGTGCACAGTGTGCGAACAGCGGCCGCGGCGGGCGCGTCGGTCATGATCCTGACCAACGGCGCGGGGGGCATCCGCGAGAGCTGGAGCCC contains:
- a CDS encoding NAD(P)H-quinone dehydrogenase; this translates as MAYEFERKQRITVLGGGPGGYEAAIAGAQLGAEVTLVERVGVGGAAVLTDVVPSKTLIATAEAASAIGEAADLGVQFFSRTDAGRPVRPDVAVNIAAVNKRLLGLARQQSEDMKSTLIRSGVRIVQGEGRMDGRDAVIVSTNKGPDGIDFDRIEGDTIVVSVGASPRLLTSAMPDGERIFTWTQLYSLQSIPEHLIVVGSGVTGAEFASAYTALGAKVTLISSRDQVLPGEDADAAAVIENVFRRNGMTVLSKSRADSVVRTETGVVATLSDGRTVEGSHCLMAVGAIPNTADIGLEEAGVQLTESGHIRVNRVARTSVPNVYAAGDCTTFLPLASVASMQGRTAVFHAMGDAVNPTEIRNVASNIFTQPEIATVGWTQRQIEEGLAQGDIYKLPLSENPRAKMMGIKDGFVKLFARTGSGTVIGGVVVAPKASELIFPIALAVEHRLTVDQVSRAFTVYPSLTGSITDAARAMHIVL
- a CDS encoding purine-nucleoside phosphorylase codes for the protein MSSEASHIAAGNPLDNPELSPFEIAREAAGQIAERTGVDRHDIALTLGSGWSKAADLIGETIATIPATEIVGFGAPAVVGHVGSIRSVRLPNGKHALVIGARTHYYEGHGVRRVVHSVRTAAAAGASVMILTNGAGGIRESWSPGTPVLISDHINLTADSPLEGATFIDLTDLYSRRLRDLARSVDDSLDEGVYTQFRGPHYETPAEVQMAKAIGGHIVGMSTALEAIAAREAGMEVLGMSLITNLAAGISPTPLSHAEVIEAGQQAETVISALLARIVAAL